The following coding sequences are from one Alosa alosa isolate M-15738 ecotype Scorff River chromosome 13, AALO_Geno_1.1, whole genome shotgun sequence window:
- the snrnp48 gene encoding U11/U12 small nuclear ribonucleoprotein 48 kDa protein — MSETFDTEPLQDRLQTLQELTEFTENCETKLQELFDSLEWDKEWDESISKEAMETCPYDPNHRVPRRSMEKHKMKCLLNQMGYSQDEQVEMYDPSGCYERASIPCVIMDKKSQQQVLRQARAKAPLLRLEGQYSQGDYSKDATDVPQNHKRAICDLTAADRLALYDHVIQETESQQKAKKDAINNEDLYVDLVAKLNKDDGQNGPKSHLEVLAEMRDYKRRRQSYRAKNVHITKKSYTEVIREVIDVHSGELAKLWEEEQQEMEEATSSKHSSHRRHSKDRRSASVESVESRQSHQSLVSAQDGHSHSSRHKRKCSRDEDDDGRGRRDSNSPEERHHHKKKKKKKKKKKE; from the exons ATGTCGGAGACCTTCGACACTGAACCCCTCCAAGATCGACTGCAAACTTTACAGGAACTCACTgaattcacagaaaactgtgaaacgaAGCTACAAGAATTATTCGACTCGCTTGAATGGGACAAAGAATGGGACGAAAGTATCAGCAAG GAGGCGATGGAAACATGCCCCTACGACCCAAACCATCGGGTTCCTCGCAGAAGCATGGAAAAACACAAAATGAAATGTCTGCTTAATCAGATGGGTTATTCCCAAGACGAACAG GTAGAGATGTATGACCCATCAGGTTGTTATGAGAGAGCCAGCATTCCTTGTGTAATTATGG ATAAAAAGTCACAACAGCAAGTCCTCCGACAAGCAAGAGCAAAGGCACCTCTTCTGAGATTGGAGGGACAGTACAGCCAAG GTGACTATTCTAAGGATGCCACGGATGTCCCTCAGAATCATAAGAGAGCTATATGTGACCTCACAGCGGCTGACCGATTGGCTCTTTATGATCATGTGATCCAAGAGACAGAAAGCCAGCAGAAGGCCAAAAAAGACGCTATCAACAATGAGGACCTCTATGTGGATCTGGTTGCCAAGCTCAATAAAG ATGACGGTCAGAATGGTCCAAAGTCTCACCTGGAGGTCCTGGCAGAGATGAGGGACTACAAGCGGCGGCGCCAGTCATACCGTGCTAAAAACGTCCACATCACTAAGAAGTCTTACACTGAG GTGATCCGGGAGGTGATTGATGTTCACTCTGGAGAGCTTGCTAAGCTGtgggaggaggagcagcaggagatggaggaggcgaCATCATCCAAACACTCCTCTCACAG gagGCACTCTAAGGATCGGCGTTCGGCCTCCGTGGAGTCGGTGGAGTCGCGCCAGTCCCACCAGTCTCTTGTCAGCGCCCAAGACGGCCACAGCCACAGCTCTCGCCATAAACGCAAGTGCAGCCGAGATGAAGATGATGACGGCAGAGGAAGGAG GGATTCAAACTCTCCAGAGGAGAGACATCATcataagaaaaagaagaagaagaagaagaaaaagaaagagtag
- the LOC125306216 gene encoding uncharacterized protein LOC125306216 — translation MDQRNLGCSMSSAALLCCRQCRRDRNSFTCRPLRHEDEDDDVLGAEENPNGSYFTDGDEATHLYRPRGCPCEGSGDVFGSVITDPSDFYIHGTLDEDRDAPELWTGHIFPYCDHTTSHDVHHPHGYSHRSEGNSCACLYRPTESCEGVSEQWTCSPFPCLGVSKTLLVGVEVDIVEELEFEDTEVLEEPVMPDMLSQQVLTESGPTLTHEDQLLL, via the exons ATGGATCAACGGAACCTTGGCTGTTCGATGTCCAGCGCAGCTCTTCTGTGTTGTCGGCAGTGTAGAAGAGATCGGAACAGCTTCACCTGTCGTCCCCTGAGGCACGAAGATGAGGATGACGATGTGTTGGGGGCTGAGGAGAATCCAAATGGCTCTTACTTTACAG ATGGTGATGAAGCCACACATCTATACAGACCACGAGGCTGTCCTTGTGAAGGCAGTGGAGACGTATTTGGGTCAGTCATCACAGACCCGTCGGATTTCTACATTCACGGGACCTTGGATGAAGATCGGGATGCTCCTGAACTATGGACTGGGCACATATTCCCCTACTGCGACCACACTACCAGCCATGATGTACACCACCCTCATGGCTATTCCCATAGAAGTGAGGGAAATAGTTGTGCATGTCTTTATAGGCCAACGGAAAGCTGTGAAGGTGTCTCGGAACAGTGGACCTGCTCACCTTTCCCTTGTCTTGGTG TGAGCAAGACACTGCTGGTTGGAGTTGAAGTGGACATTGTTGAAGAATTGGAATTTGAAGACACTGAGGTATTAGAAGAGCCAGTCAT GCCGGACATGTTGTCCCAGCAGGTTTTGACTGAGAGTGGGCCTACACTGACTCATGAAGACCAGCTGCTTCTTTAA
- the sri gene encoding sorcin, with protein MSYPGGHPGGYGGAPGAPGYGGFPGQQQDPLYGYFTGVAGQDGQISAEELQQCLTQANFSGGYKPFNLETCRLMISMLDRDMSCTMGFNEFKELWMVLNGWKQHFTSIDRDQSGTVDSQEMNQAVTSMGYRLSPQAMNSIVKRYSSHGKITFDDYVACCVRLRSLTDLFRRRDQAGQGAATFQYDDFIQCTMTC; from the exons ATGAGCTACCCAGGAGGACATCCCGGAGGG TACGGAGGCGCTCCTGGAGCCCCAGGCTATGGAGGCTTTCCCGGCCAGCAGCAAGACCCTCTCTATGGATACTTCACTGGTGTTGCCGGCCAG GATGGCCAGATATCAGCAGAGGAGCTTCAACAATGTCTAACCCAGGCCAATTTCTCTGGGGGATATAAAC CTTTTAACCTGGAAACATGTCGACTGATGATCAGCATGCTGGAC AGAGACATGTCCTGCACCATGGGCTTCAACGAGTTCAAAGAGCTGTGGATGGTTCTCAACGGATGGAAGCAGCACTTTACGTCCATCGACAGAGACCAAAGTGGGACAGTGGATTCTCAGGAGATGAATCAGGCGGTCACCTCTATGG GCTACAGACTGAGCCCTCAAGCTATGAACAGCATCGTAAAGCGTTACAGCTCACATGGGAAGATCACCTTTGATGATTATGTGGCGTGCTGTGTGAGACTCCGATCCCTGACAG ATCTGTTCCGGAGGAGGGACCAGGCTGGTCAAGGGGCGGCTACATTTCAATATGATGAC TTCATCCAGTGCACCATGACTTGCTGA
- the LOC125306118 gene encoding golgin subfamily A member 6-like protein 2: MEEEEKRRELQRQMDLISQDGRRQIQEVVKKYEKMRKLDELKQRKLQRLTEVVRQEWAKTVASQTWRLTEEEVKELKRLRKQEAALHLKIQRLREKEAMSETGTCTESEDMSGDERGQQQKQREKDRWPHLEQQQLDMRSSETLSKPHQYGSTGSPVNWLWREEIEQFRRLRKQLDSILLKIKKLEDKETKPRNEADKLRLEGNGRQVIPGSSETSRSKISNLKMEQSREAVAETGRMAQLEKVTEMERQRDQERWREMERMREIEKRRARELEEEWSRRLEGLKRQKAEIKKDMEKEWSERTLEKEKEKELEEKVKRMEMERERAVEKERQLEMQEQELKAPEGKRERDGEKAPAGQGGQATGDGPSDRKRQRDLSEERGGLTENGGTETHRDTNGKRQTPGYAD, translated from the exons atggaggaggaggagaaacgcAGGGAGCTGCAGAGACAGATGGACCTGATCAGCCAAGATGGCCGGAGGCAGATACAAGAGGTGGTAAAGAAATATGAGAAGATGAGGAAACTAGACGAACTGAAACAAAGAAAGCTGCAAAGACTGACCGAGGTGGTGCGGCAGGAGTGGGCCAAGACAGTCGCCTCGCAGACCTGGAGACTGAccgaggaggaggtgaaggagctGAAGAGGCTGCGAAAACAGGAGGCCGCTCTTCATCTTAAGATCCAGAGGCTGCGGGAGAAGGAGGCCATGTCGGAGACAGGGACCTGCACGGAGAGTGAGGACATGAGTGGGGATGAGAGAgggcagcagcagaagcagagggAGAAGGACAGATGGCCCCACCTGGAGCAGCAACAGCTGGACATGAGGAGCTCCGAGACTCTCAGCAAGCCACACCAGTATGGAAGCACAGGAAGTCCAGTGAATTGGCTGTGGAGGGAGGAGATTGAGCAATTCCGGAGGCTCCGAAAACAGCTGGATTCTATACTTTTAAAGATCAAGAAACTGGAAGACAAGGAGACCAAACCCAGGAATGAGGCAGATAAG TTGCGTCTGGAAGGCAATGGACGGCAGGTAATACCAGGAAGCAGTGAGACAAGCAGATCCAAGATAAGCAACCTCAAGATGGAACAAAGCAGAGAGGCCGTGGCAGAGACAGGCAGAATGGCTCAACTGGAGAAAgtcacagagatggagagacagagagaccaagagagatggagagagatggagagaatgagggagatagagaagagaagagcgagagagctggaggaggaaTGGTCCAGGCGACTGGAGGGGCTGAAACGCCAAAAggcagagataaagaaagacatGGAAAAAGAGTGGTCTGAGAGAACcctagagaaagagaaagagaaagaacttGAAGAAAAAGTGAagaggatggagatggagagagagagagctgtggaaaaagaaagacagcTGGAGATGCAAGAACAAGAACTCAAAGCAcctgaaggaaagagagagcgagatggagagaaagcgcCAGCAGGACAGGGAGGCCAGGCTACTGGAGATGGACCGTCTGAtagaaaaagacagagggatctctcagaggagagaggaggcctTACAGAAAATGGAGGcactgagacacacagagacacaaatggAAAAAGACAGACACCTGGATATGCAGACTGA